The Podarcis muralis chromosome 16, rPodMur119.hap1.1, whole genome shotgun sequence genomic interval gttctcacagtgaccaaccagatcctgcctgtgggaagcctgcaagcaggacatgaatatAACAGCACACGgcccagctgcagtttccagcattGCTTGCAGGTACAGTATTACTCTTTAATAAACATAACATTTCATAAAATGGCATCTAGACCAGATCTCAGCCCTTCTGAACATCAGAAACATTAACTTGTAAATACATATACATTATACACCATTACAATGGTAATGAACATTTCCCTAAATATAAACTGAAAGATTTGATGAACATTAAGCAAATTAAAACCTATAGTAGAATAGCTAACTTTAAGTGTTAGTTTCATGGTGCTCAGATTTATACAATATTTAATTAGATGTTTAAAAtaccacttctttttttaatttaattttttattgaattattATGCAGATACAAACGAAACAAAGTATGCAAACATTTCAAttgaataaaaaaacaaaagaaaacagagcaaacACATAAAGTAAGAACATAAGCATAATACAACGTAACTATAATAGGCGTCCCAGAATTTCATTTCTCTACCGAGATGCTGACCCTTCTGGGGTGGATCTCTTTTTATTATACTTTTGGGTTTTTGACTTCCATCGACCTCACAGTGGTTCATTTCCTATAACTAAAACAATATCTCTATATTTCAATAAATTCCTCATCTTGGTATAAGGAGACATTTTCCcacttacgggtttattcaaaacaCAACCAATCTTGGTTGTTGAACCTTAACTTGATAGGTGGGTATTTAGGCATTCCCAATCTTTCTGGACTATTTTATTTGACTTGTTCCTTAAGGCTTCAGTCTACTTAGCGAGTTCCAAGTACAGATGCTCAGCTTTTGTAGCCATTCTTCTCTAGTTGGTATATGGTTACCCTTCCAGTACTTGGCTATTAATACCCTAGCCGCCGTCACTGCatagaaaaataattttaatcttTCTTTTGGAATATTGTCAGTTAGAATCCCAAGAAGGAATGATtccgtttgtttttgttttgttgttgttttttttggtgaAATGTAATTTTTAGTAATTTTTTCATTTCCTCATAGATTGTGTCCCAAAATATAATTTCTTTCAGGGTTTAAGGTAACTATCTTAGCAGACCTGGTACCACGATAAACAATGTAGCAGTTGAGAAACTATTATATAGGTAACAGAAAGGTTAAGTGTTGTCacgttttcctaaaaaaaaatttaatatcAATTTGCATTGATTACTTCAGGTATCCCATGTAAATACCTTCAGAACATTCTGTTTTTTAAGTCCTCCtattatttgtgtttgtttttgttttgctgttacAAGGTGTAGTGATACGTTTTTATCTTATGTTCTGCTCTGCAGTTATTGAGGATTTAATGCAAACAATCCCAATCTGAAGAACATAAATTATACAAGACCCACAGGTAACTcggttgcttttatttttagagaGAACAATTGCACTGGGGTTGAATCCTTCTCCAGACAGCATTGTGCCAGAGATTTTGTAACAGAGAGAGAAACTAAAAGCAGAAAACCAGGCGAGGGAACAAATCATAATTTAAAAAGTCAGCATCTGAACCTAGTTACAGCTTGATCAACTAGATTCTGTTTTTATAGCAGTACTCCCATGGAGACAAGAGAAAGAAGACGAATTTCAGAGGATAAATTTGTAATTGATCTTCTAACTGAAATACCAactcctgaaacaatatgcaaaaagcACAATAAGATCTGCACCAGCAGTCTGTACTTCCAGAAGGCTGGAGAAGAGACTTACCATCATTGCCCTCCCTGATATTTGCCTTTTGCTGCAGTCAGCCTCCTCTGGAGTAAGGAAATGGGAGGCAGCTGCAGCCTGAAAGCCAGCAGTATGTCATTCTGAATTGTATTTAATTAAGCCAGGCTCCTTCGGGTGCAGCAAGACTAGAACCTTTACTGTTGGTTAACttgttttactatgtatttaTGATGtggtgttgctgtttagtcgtttagtcgtgtccgactcttcgtgaccccatggaccagagcatgtcttccactgcctcccacagtttggtcaaactcatgttggtagcttcgagaacactgtccaaccatctcgtcctctgtcgtccccttctcctcctcctccatggatcactgccttgccatggcgaaggggcttgaataactcagagaggctatgagctatgccatgcagggccacccaagatgaacaggtcatagtggagagttttgaccaaacgtgatccacctggagcaggaaccagcaagccactccagtatccctgccaagaaaactccatggacaaaggcaacaggcatatatTTATGTACTTTAGCCTATATTGTTTGGagatggtttgggtttttttgtttttttttgtaatgtttgccaaattgtttttttgtttttgttattttgacAGAATTTACTCACGTGTtctgtattttatatatttgtatatttccAATGCTCTTCATTTcagtgttttttaatgtttgctgtgaaACTGCTTTGGGTACAATtcattgtggaaaagcagcatataagtaacctcaatcaatcaaccaaccaaaaaataattaaaataatttgcCTTGCATTTTATATATCTAAAAGGTACATAATTAAGCAGGTAACAAAATAAACTTGTCGAGTCTCTAGAATAGAAATGGAATTGTGTTTATTGATTGGGTGTTGGATAGACAGTGCATCTGGGCTCCATCTGTAAGCTGCTGGTGGAAAACATGAGCTGTCACTTAAGCACCAGGAAATAAGTGGTCCAGCCAGCCAAGAGCAGCGCCCCTAACAGCACTGTGTAACTGAACAGCACAAAAGCTAGGAGTTCCTTCAGCACCTTCAGGAAATGGACAGCAAACGATTCCTGCATGATTCTGGCTTTGCAATGTGGTGGAAATAAATGCATGGGAATAGTCTGATCTGCAAGGGAGACAGAGACAAAACAAAAGTAGGATTAAAGATGTATTGTAAAGCAGAAACTGATCTTGTGATATACAACAGTGACCTAAGCCGATATATATAATAGAGCAATCACATACACGTTAACTCATAAGTAAGTTCtgctgaattcaacagggcttgaCCACAGTTTAAGTTGGTTAATGGCTAGAAATCTGTGCTCAGGCCGCTGATGGTTGTAGTACTCTGGGCAGATTTGAAAGTGGTTCTGCAAAATCTAAATTTGGAGTTTGAGACCAAGTAATATGTCATCTACACAAATGATTACTACACAAAGGGGTCAGCCAAACATGAGGAAATTAGACCCCGCAAATGGATTGTGTGCAGTTGGAGAACAAAACCTCTCAATATATAGCGGATAATGCATTAATACCACCTAAATGCACCAATAAAAAGCAGTCTGTTCCTCCAAAGGGAGGGAGCCtcctttaatatttaatgttataATTGCATCTAATGGACAGACTGGCAGAAAACTTTTGCTTTGATTTAGGGTTGAGTACATATTGTTTAGCTTGCATCTTTTTATCTGCCCCAAATAACCAGCATTAAAGTGGGAAATCCATTGTGGTAAAATTGATATACAGCACTACTGCAACATAGCCATCTGCAGTGGCCCTTAAACTTTGGGGAAGTAAGGGCGCTGCACCCTTTCAGTTCCCAGGGCTTTGGAGCTTATATGCTTGGCTGCCCTATTCCATACTGCACATTTTTGCCATTATTAAGTATAAAGATAAAAAAATCCTATTCTATCTCATGGTGTTTGTatatgaaagggttttttttttaagaggcacACACACATTGAGAGGGTCACAGACTAAAGAAACACACTTTTGTCTcaacaacagaaaaataaagccaGGAAGTTAATCCAGGAAGATTATTTTTCTCACACAATATGAAAGCTGTTGGAAGTGAACTGAGTTTCCATAATGCAAAGCACCTGCAATAATTATTAAAAGCAATGATCGGATAAATTTGTAAAACTGTGTTTAATAATCTGTTAATTATTCTTAATATCAATATATGTCTGCTGATCTCATGCAAggttttattatatatatgaaGAAAACAATATAGTTATCAGACCAcaagtttaaaatattttacatGATATAAACTAAATTAGAAGAAGTTTCTTACCCTGGGCAAATGACGGCATTTACTTAAAGTTGCTCTGCACCTTTGTTTCTGGTCTCTCCCTTTAGCGTCTGGCTCGTGGGAGGCTTGTGATGTAGCTGGATCTTCTTCGAGTCTGTTAATCTGGAGAGGCAGGCATAATGACGCTGTATTTACAAGGCAGCTTAAGTAGGAATGGACTAGGTGTGGTCAGGGACAGGACCGCAGGATATACAGAACTCCTTTGTTCATCTTCATTGTCACACAAAAATATCCCTACTGGGTTTTTTAAGTGAAAGTTAAATGCACGCAGCCTGGGTGTCTTAAAAATTGCATTGTACTGAATTTCATAAACTctcattcccgccccccaccacttACAATTGTGCTTTTGTTTCTGGTTCTCACCGTCCACAATTTTCAGTAACAGTTGTGTGTATGATTTCAGTTATATATAGCAGGTGCTTAAGACAGGCACAGAAACCAGGGTGGCAAGGGCTGGGAAgttgtggccctccacatgttgttgggctCAGTGCCCCCTAAGTCTTAGGCAGCATGGCCAGaagtcaaggattatgggagtcatAGTTCAACAGCaactgaagggtcacaggttcaccaACCCTGTAGAAGGGAAACAAGTATGCATAATCCAAACTAAAAAGTCCTCTAATATGTATTGACAACTGTTGGCCGTGGGCTCAGGTGTAAGGAGAAGGAAAGATAACTATCAGGGTGACTCATA includes:
- the LOC114586625 gene encoding uncharacterized protein LOC114586625, with amino-acid sequence MPSFAQDQTIPMHLFPPHCKARIMQESFAVHFLKVLKELLAFVLFSYTVLLGALLLAGWTTYFLVLK